One segment of Coffea arabica cultivar ET-39 chromosome 7c, Coffea Arabica ET-39 HiFi, whole genome shotgun sequence DNA contains the following:
- the LOC113699727 gene encoding DNA topoisomerase 3-alpha-like isoform X2 — MAYGGGRSGGRAIRVLNVAEKPSVAKAVSGFLSKNQQGGLRVRDGRSRYNKIFEFNHTINGQPCHMSFTSVTGHLMELDFDDRFRRWHSCDPVDLYHASVRKFVPEDKSDIRRTLEEEARKCQRLILWLDCDREGENIAFEVIEVCTQANRDLNIWRARFSALIEREIQNSVQNLVRPNQLFADAVDLRQFPTLGFVVERYWENQSHEAEEFWTINCTHNTDEGAANFKWMRGHFFDYACAAIVYEMCIQEPTVTVTEIKEQEKLKYLPLPLSTLELEKRASHFFHMSPAHTMKVAEDLYQTGFISYPRTETDRFSEKTDLQWVVVPLR; from the exons ATGGCCTATGGCGGCGGCCGCAGCGGAGGGCGGGCAATAAGAGTGCTGAACGTGGCGGAGAAACCGTCAGTGGCCAAAGCAGTTTCGGGATTCCTATCGAAGAACCAGCAAGGAGGATTGAGAGTAAGAGATGGACGGTCCAGATACAATAAGATATTCGAGTTCAATCACACCATCAATGGACAGCCTTGCCATATGTCCTTCACCTCCGTCACAGGTCATCTCATGGAGCTCGATTTCGACGATCGCTTCAGAAGATGGCATTCTTGTGACCCCGTCGATCTTTACCATGCTTCTGTTCGTAAATTCGTCCCTGAG GACAAATCAGATATAAGAAGGACGCTGGAGGAAGAAGCTAGAAAGTGCCAGCGGCTTATCCTGTGGCTTGATTGTGATAGAGAAGGAGAAAATATTGCATTTGAGGTGATTGAAGTCTGTACACAAGCGAATCGCGATCTTAATATCTGGAGGGCTCGTTTCTCTGCATTAATTGAAAG GGAAATTCAGAATTCAGTGCAGAATCTTGTCAGACCCAATCAATTGTTTGCTGATGCAGTGGATCTAAGACAA TTTCCAACATTGGGCTTTGTCGTGGAGCGCTACTGGGAAAATCAGTCACACGAGGCTGAAGAGTTCTGGACTATTAATTGTACGCACAACACAGATGAAGGCGCTGCTAACTTTAAGTGGAT GCGGGGACATTTCTTTGATTATGCATGTGCAGCAATAGTTTATGAAATGTGCATCCAAGAACCTACTGTCACT GTCACAGAGatcaaggaacaagaaaaacTTAAATATCTTCCTCTTCCTTTGAGTACCCTTGAGCTTGAGAAGCGTGCATCTCATTTCTTTCACATGAGTCCTGCACATACCATGAAG GTAGCAGAAGATCTGTACCAAACTGGATTTATCAGTTATCCTCGTACTGAGACTGACCGCTTCTCAGAGAAGACTGACTTGCAGTGGGTAGTTGTTCCTTTACGATAA
- the LOC113699727 gene encoding DNA topoisomerase 3-alpha-like isoform X1 — protein sequence MAYGGGRSGGRAIRVLNVAEKPSVAKAVSGFLSKNQQGGLRVRDGRSRYNKIFEFNHTINGQPCHMSFTSVTGHLMELDFDDRFRRWHSCDPVDLYHASVRKFVPEDKSDIRRTLEEEARKCQRLILWLDCDREGENIAFEVIEVCTQANRDLNIWRARFSALIEREIQNSVQNLVRPNQLFADAVDLRQEIDLRIGASFTRFQTMFLRDAFMINLATDDRNLVISYGPSQFPTLGFVVERYWENQSHEAEEFWTINCTHNTDEGAANFKWMRGHFFDYACAAIVYEMCIQEPTVTVTEIKEQEKLKYLPLPLSTLELEKRASHFFHMSPAHTMKVAEDLYQTGFISYPRTETDRFSEKTDLQWVVVPLR from the exons ATGGCCTATGGCGGCGGCCGCAGCGGAGGGCGGGCAATAAGAGTGCTGAACGTGGCGGAGAAACCGTCAGTGGCCAAAGCAGTTTCGGGATTCCTATCGAAGAACCAGCAAGGAGGATTGAGAGTAAGAGATGGACGGTCCAGATACAATAAGATATTCGAGTTCAATCACACCATCAATGGACAGCCTTGCCATATGTCCTTCACCTCCGTCACAGGTCATCTCATGGAGCTCGATTTCGACGATCGCTTCAGAAGATGGCATTCTTGTGACCCCGTCGATCTTTACCATGCTTCTGTTCGTAAATTCGTCCCTGAG GACAAATCAGATATAAGAAGGACGCTGGAGGAAGAAGCTAGAAAGTGCCAGCGGCTTATCCTGTGGCTTGATTGTGATAGAGAAGGAGAAAATATTGCATTTGAGGTGATTGAAGTCTGTACACAAGCGAATCGCGATCTTAATATCTGGAGGGCTCGTTTCTCTGCATTAATTGAAAG GGAAATTCAGAATTCAGTGCAGAATCTTGTCAGACCCAATCAATTGTTTGCTGATGCAGTGGATCTAAGACAA GAGATAGACCTTCGGATTGGTGCCTCTTTTACTCGCTTTCAGACCATGTTTTTAAGAGATGCATTTATGATTAATCTTGCTACAGATGACAGGAATCTTGTTATAAGCTATGGACCCTCTCAG TTTCCAACATTGGGCTTTGTCGTGGAGCGCTACTGGGAAAATCAGTCACACGAGGCTGAAGAGTTCTGGACTATTAATTGTACGCACAACACAGATGAAGGCGCTGCTAACTTTAAGTGGAT GCGGGGACATTTCTTTGATTATGCATGTGCAGCAATAGTTTATGAAATGTGCATCCAAGAACCTACTGTCACT GTCACAGAGatcaaggaacaagaaaaacTTAAATATCTTCCTCTTCCTTTGAGTACCCTTGAGCTTGAGAAGCGTGCATCTCATTTCTTTCACATGAGTCCTGCACATACCATGAAG GTAGCAGAAGATCTGTACCAAACTGGATTTATCAGTTATCCTCGTACTGAGACTGACCGCTTCTCAGAGAAGACTGACTTGCAGTGGGTAGTTGTTCCTTTACGATAA